A window from Methylococcus mesophilus encodes these proteins:
- a CDS encoding HvfC family RiPP maturation protein: MSAPRRICKEAASSPAFQGYQREFVRHLRDPSRFGPPAQVPAERIGIYLELVRNKIEDSLRSCFPVTRALLGASRWDSLVRRFIARHRCLSPLYRQIPDEFLAFIQSDWKETSEPPFLAELVHFEWIELHLAIANDGLSDEPLDQDGSLLDGIPVFVPVRALLRYAYPVHRIVPEHRAGFGGRKEATFLLGFRDRADTVRFIEFNAASSALIERLMAGGSTGRDVLRQLAWEFDFRDPDAFSAFGLGILSRLREQGAILGIRSALSRSNLME; the protein is encoded by the coding sequence ATGAGTGCGCCTCGGCGGATTTGCAAGGAGGCGGCGTCATCGCCCGCGTTTCAAGGCTACCAGCGCGAATTCGTTCGGCATCTTCGCGATCCGTCCCGTTTCGGGCCGCCGGCACAGGTACCGGCGGAGCGCATCGGGATTTACTTGGAACTGGTGCGGAACAAGATCGAAGACAGCCTGAGGAGTTGTTTTCCCGTCACCCGCGCCCTGCTCGGAGCTAGCCGATGGGATAGCCTGGTCCGCCGCTTCATCGCCCGGCACCGTTGTCTCTCGCCCCTTTACCGCCAGATTCCCGACGAATTCCTGGCCTTCATCCAGAGCGACTGGAAGGAGACATCGGAGCCGCCGTTCCTGGCGGAGCTGGTTCATTTCGAATGGATAGAGCTTCACCTCGCCATCGCGAACGACGGGCTTTCCGACGAACCGCTCGACCAGGACGGCAGTCTGTTGGACGGCATCCCGGTATTCGTGCCCGTCAGGGCGCTGCTGCGCTATGCCTACCCGGTCCACCGGATTGTTCCGGAGCACCGGGCGGGGTTCGGCGGGCGGAAGGAGGCGACGTTCCTGCTGGGCTTCCGCGACAGGGCCGACACGGTGCGCTTCATCGAGTTCAATGCGGCCAGCTCGGCACTGATCGAACGGCTGATGGCGGGCGGTTCGACCGGCAGAGACGTGCTGCGGCAACTGGCTTGGGAATTCGATTTTCGCGATCCGGATGCCTTCTCGGCATTCGGTTTGGGCATTCTGTCCCGGTTGAGGGAGCAAGGGGCCATCCTGGGCATCCGGTCCGCTTTGTCGCGTTCAAACCTGATGGAGTGA
- a CDS encoding HvfB family MNIO-type RiPP peptide maturase has protein sequence MDTPRIYGAGLGLRRELMLPLRAAGASAIDFFEISPENWIDIGGQWARELRWFTERFPFVAHGLSLSLGGPSPLEEGFLRRIRAFLDTHRIALYTEHLAYCSDGAHLYDLLPIPFTQEAVHYVAARIRRTQNVLERRIAVENASYYVQAPISEMDELSFLKAVLEEADCDLHLDVNNVYVNGVNHGYDPRAFVLGLPADRIVYLHVAGHDRDGPDLIIDTHGQAVVYPVWDLLETAYEAFGVFPTLLERDFNMPSLDDLLAEVARIAELQKARCWRQRKRAACGGAAT, from the coding sequence ATGGATACCCCACGCATCTATGGGGCGGGCCTCGGTCTCAGGCGGGAGCTGATGCTCCCCCTGCGGGCCGCTGGAGCATCCGCCATCGATTTTTTCGAAATTTCGCCGGAAAACTGGATCGATATCGGCGGCCAGTGGGCCAGGGAGTTGCGCTGGTTTACCGAACGCTTTCCCTTCGTCGCCCACGGCCTGTCGCTGTCCCTGGGCGGTCCCTCGCCTCTGGAGGAAGGATTTCTGCGGAGGATCAGAGCTTTTCTGGACACCCACCGGATCGCCCTCTACACCGAGCATCTGGCCTATTGCAGCGACGGTGCCCATCTCTACGACCTGCTGCCTATCCCATTTACGCAAGAGGCAGTTCATTACGTGGCGGCGCGGATTCGCCGCACCCAGAATGTCCTGGAAAGGCGCATTGCCGTCGAGAACGCCTCTTACTACGTCCAGGCGCCGATTTCGGAGATGGACGAGTTGTCTTTCCTCAAGGCCGTGCTGGAAGAGGCCGACTGCGATTTGCATCTCGATGTGAACAATGTCTATGTCAACGGCGTCAATCACGGCTACGATCCGCGGGCATTCGTGCTCGGTTTGCCGGCCGATCGCATCGTCTACCTGCACGTCGCGGGTCATGACCGGGACGGGCCGGATCTGATCATCGACACCCATGGACAGGCCGTGGTCTATCCCGTATGGGACCTGCTGGAGACGGCTTACGAGGCGTTCGGCGTGTTTCCGACTTTGCTGGAGCGGGATTTCAATATGCCGTCGTTGGACGACTTGCTTGCAGAGGTCGCCCGCATCGCCGAGCTGCAGAAGGCCCGGTGCTGGAGGCAGCGGAAGCGCGCGGCTTGCGGCGGGGCGGCGACATGA
- a CDS encoding zf-HC2 domain-containing protein, translating to MLSCKDVSRLLSLSMDQSLPLRKRMEIRLHIWFCKACPNIEKQLLFLRRAARRLDEDMLHSDRVKLGTEARERIRKAMRQ from the coding sequence ATGCTGAGCTGCAAAGACGTCAGCCGCCTGCTGTCGCTCTCCATGGACCAGTCGCTGCCGCTACGCAAGCGGATGGAGATTCGTCTCCACATCTGGTTCTGCAAGGCCTGCCCGAACATCGAGAAACAGCTTTTGTTCTTGAGACGGGCGGCCCGCAGGCTGGATGAGGACATGCTCCACTCGGACCGAGTCAAACTGGGTACCGAGGCGCGGGAACGCATCAGAAAGGCGATGCGCCAATGA
- a CDS encoding sigma-70 family RNA polymerase sigma factor — protein MTNRRSPQPSAPERWLDEHGDYLFRFALIRVLDESTAEDLVQETLLAAMSAQVQRSGESSERTWLTGILKHKVVDHFRRTWREQPLADDPPADGADDFGMDELFAADGHWDRQPAHWGNPYGALEQSQFFEVLRRCIQRLSPRLAQLFVLKEFHDMSNEEICKELDVSATNVWVMLYRARLSLRQCLEFRWFENDREAR, from the coding sequence GTGACAAATCGCAGATCCCCGCAGCCATCCGCGCCGGAGCGCTGGCTCGACGAGCATGGCGACTACCTGTTCCGGTTTGCGCTGATACGCGTCCTGGACGAAAGCACGGCCGAAGATCTGGTTCAGGAAACCCTGCTTGCGGCGATGTCGGCGCAGGTTCAACGCTCGGGGGAGTCCAGCGAAAGGACTTGGCTGACGGGTATCCTCAAGCACAAGGTCGTCGATCATTTCCGCCGGACCTGGCGTGAGCAGCCTCTGGCCGACGACCCGCCCGCCGATGGGGCCGACGACTTCGGCATGGACGAGCTGTTCGCCGCCGACGGCCATTGGGATCGGCAGCCGGCGCACTGGGGCAATCCCTACGGCGCTCTCGAACAGAGCCAGTTTTTCGAGGTGTTGCGGCGATGCATCCAGCGGCTGTCGCCCAGGCTGGCCCAGTTGTTCGTCCTGAAGGAATTTCATGATATGAGCAACGAAGAAATTTGTAAGGAACTCGATGTGAGCGCGACCAACGTATGGGTGATGCTATACCGCGCCCGTTTGAGTTTGCGGCAATGCCTGGAATTCCGATGGTTCGAGAACGACCGGGAGGCGCGCTGA
- a CDS encoding P-II family nitrogen regulator: MKEIKAVIQPYRLRALRNAFRRMTGFPGMSVWRVEGCSSHEGEEVHDSLRCELTDFSHKVRIEILAEEAQVEEIIRIIYENTHSGRLGDGIVWVTPVEQTRRLSE; this comes from the coding sequence GTGAAAGAGATCAAGGCAGTCATTCAACCCTACCGTTTGAGAGCCCTGCGCAACGCCTTCCGCCGCATGACCGGATTTCCCGGCATGAGCGTGTGGCGGGTCGAGGGCTGCAGTTCGCACGAAGGCGAGGAAGTGCATGACAGCCTGCGTTGCGAGCTGACCGATTTCTCGCACAAGGTACGGATCGAAATTCTCGCGGAAGAAGCCCAGGTCGAGGAAATCATCCGTATCATCTACGAGAACACCCATTCCGGCCGGCTGGGCGATGGCATCGTGTGGGTAACGCCGGTCGAGCAGACCAGGCGGCTGAGCGAGTAA
- a CDS encoding efflux RND transporter permease subunit yields the protein MIEALLRAALKQRLVVLVVALALLGFGIDAARKLSVDAFPDVTNVQVQIAAEAPGRSPEEVERFITVPIEVAMTGLPGLTELRSLNKNGLSIVTLVFTDATDVYFARQLVMERLIEVASRMPEGVTPVLGPVSTALGEVYQYTLERPDDGQRALSYDALVERRTVQDWVVRPLLRSIPGVAEINSQGGFVKQYQVLANPDRLRHYQISLREVYESLARNNANSGGGILPHFAQQYLIRGVALISNLEDIRSIVLKEISGVPVHLGDVAEVRFGHEGRAGAIVKNGYTESVAGVVMMVRGGNAKEIVARIKARVDEINDKGMLPDGLRIVPFYDRTDLVDAALNTVTKALTEGILLVIGVLFVFMGEIRSSLIVVSTLILTPLLTFLVMNHYGISANLMTLGGLAIAIGMVVDGSVVVVENAVTQLSERRDTGESQVRIVFESTLEVGIPVIFGVGIIVLVFLPLLMLEGMEGKLFAPLALTIAIAQAISLVLGMVLAPVLSSYVLKPQAHAETRVIAWIKRPYARLLHWLMPRGVLVCGVMGTLLIVALGMFPFLGTSFIPTLNEGTITPGVTRVPSIAFDESLRMEMEAMKLVMEVPGVKMAVSKLGRGESPADPAGPNEADPVVTLLPKNDMPDGWDKTRIEEEIRRKLDALPGIQLVMSQPIADRLDEMVSGVRSQVAIKLFGDDLSVLKEKGDDIAKVLKDIKGTKDLRVERVTGQQYLTIDVDRAAIARHGINAADVHDIIETAVGGKKATEIYEGQRRFDAVVRYPEGFRNSVERIHTIALLSPNGAVVPLDDVAHIRLQDGPAQISRETGRRRIVIGANLEDRDVGGYVAEAQEKIARLVDLPDGYSLDWGGQFENMQRAMARLGITVPITIAMIFFLLFVLFNSLRYAALILLELPFSCIGGVFGLFATGEYLSVPASVGFIALFGVAVLNGVVLVSCIIDLRKNGYSQYDACVQACMQRLRPVLMTASAALLGLVPMLFGTGPGSEIQRPLAIVVISGLVFSTALTLLVLPTMYRWFEEKRIEA from the coding sequence ATGATAGAAGCTCTGCTGCGGGCCGCGCTCAAGCAGCGGCTGGTAGTGCTGGTCGTGGCACTTGCCCTCCTGGGCTTCGGCATCGATGCGGCGCGCAAGCTGTCGGTCGACGCCTTCCCCGACGTCACCAATGTCCAGGTCCAGATCGCGGCCGAGGCGCCCGGCCGCTCGCCGGAGGAGGTCGAGCGTTTCATCACGGTGCCGATCGAAGTCGCCATGACCGGGCTGCCCGGCCTCACCGAATTGCGCTCCCTGAACAAGAACGGCCTGTCCATCGTGACTCTGGTGTTCACCGATGCCACCGACGTCTACTTCGCCCGCCAGCTGGTGATGGAGCGGCTGATCGAAGTGGCTTCGCGCATGCCGGAGGGCGTCACTCCGGTGCTGGGCCCGGTGTCGACGGCACTCGGGGAGGTCTACCAATACACGCTGGAGCGTCCCGACGATGGCCAGCGGGCGCTGAGTTACGACGCGCTGGTGGAGCGCCGCACCGTGCAGGACTGGGTGGTGCGGCCGCTGCTGCGGAGCATCCCGGGCGTGGCGGAGATCAATTCGCAGGGCGGCTTCGTCAAACAATACCAGGTGCTGGCAAACCCCGACCGGCTGCGCCACTACCAGATCAGCCTGCGCGAGGTCTACGAATCCCTGGCCCGCAACAACGCCAACAGTGGCGGCGGAATACTTCCGCATTTCGCCCAGCAATACCTGATCCGCGGCGTGGCCCTGATCTCGAACCTGGAAGACATACGCAGCATCGTCCTCAAGGAGATCAGCGGCGTGCCGGTGCATCTGGGAGACGTGGCGGAAGTCCGGTTCGGGCACGAAGGGCGCGCCGGCGCCATCGTCAAGAATGGCTACACCGAGTCGGTCGCTGGGGTAGTGATGATGGTGCGGGGTGGAAACGCCAAGGAAATCGTTGCCCGGATCAAGGCGCGGGTGGATGAGATCAACGACAAGGGAATGTTGCCGGACGGACTCAGGATCGTGCCGTTCTACGACCGGACCGACTTGGTCGACGCGGCCTTGAACACCGTCACCAAGGCGCTGACCGAAGGCATCCTGCTGGTGATCGGGGTACTTTTCGTCTTCATGGGGGAAATCCGCTCCAGTCTGATCGTGGTTTCCACCCTGATCCTGACCCCGCTCCTGACCTTCCTGGTCATGAATCACTACGGCATCTCGGCCAATCTGATGACGCTCGGCGGGCTCGCCATCGCCATCGGCATGGTGGTCGACGGTTCGGTGGTGGTGGTGGAGAACGCGGTGACCCAGTTGAGCGAGCGCCGCGATACCGGCGAAAGCCAGGTCCGCATCGTGTTCGAGTCGACCCTGGAGGTGGGCATTCCGGTGATCTTCGGCGTCGGGATCATCGTGCTGGTGTTCCTGCCCCTGCTCATGCTGGAGGGCATGGAGGGCAAGCTGTTCGCCCCGCTGGCTCTGACCATCGCCATCGCCCAGGCGATTTCGCTGGTGCTGGGCATGGTGCTGGCACCGGTGCTCTCGTCCTACGTCCTCAAGCCGCAGGCGCATGCTGAAACCCGGGTCATTGCCTGGATCAAGCGTCCGTATGCCAGGCTTTTGCACTGGCTGATGCCGCGCGGCGTCCTGGTCTGCGGGGTCATGGGGACGTTGCTGATCGTGGCCTTGGGGATGTTTCCCTTCCTCGGCACTTCGTTCATCCCTACGCTCAACGAAGGCACGATCACGCCCGGTGTGACCCGCGTGCCCAGCATCGCGTTCGACGAATCGCTGCGCATGGAAATGGAAGCCATGAAACTGGTGATGGAAGTCCCGGGTGTCAAGATGGCCGTGTCCAAGCTGGGCCGCGGCGAGAGTCCGGCCGATCCGGCCGGGCCGAACGAGGCCGATCCTGTGGTGACGCTGCTGCCGAAAAACGACATGCCGGACGGCTGGGACAAGACCCGCATCGAGGAGGAAATCCGCCGGAAGCTCGATGCGTTGCCTGGTATCCAATTGGTGATGAGCCAGCCCATCGCCGACCGGCTCGACGAAATGGTGTCCGGCGTGCGTTCCCAGGTCGCCATCAAGTTGTTCGGAGACGACCTGTCGGTGCTGAAAGAAAAGGGCGACGATATCGCCAAAGTCCTCAAGGACATCAAGGGCACCAAGGACTTGCGGGTGGAGCGCGTGACCGGCCAGCAGTATCTCACCATCGACGTGGACCGCGCCGCCATCGCCCGCCACGGCATCAACGCCGCGGATGTCCACGATATCATCGAGACCGCCGTGGGCGGCAAGAAGGCCACAGAAATATACGAAGGCCAGCGCCGATTCGACGCGGTGGTGCGTTATCCGGAGGGCTTCCGCAACAGCGTCGAGCGTATCCATACGATCGCCCTGCTGTCTCCGAACGGCGCCGTGGTGCCGCTGGACGACGTCGCCCATATCCGGCTGCAGGACGGGCCGGCGCAGATCAGCCGCGAAACCGGGCGGCGCCGCATCGTGATCGGCGCCAACCTTGAGGACCGGGACGTCGGCGGCTATGTCGCGGAAGCCCAGGAAAAGATCGCCCGTCTGGTCGACCTGCCGGACGGCTATTCGCTGGACTGGGGCGGACAGTTCGAGAACATGCAGCGGGCCATGGCCCGGCTCGGCATCACCGTGCCGATCACCATTGCCATGATCTTCTTTCTGCTGTTCGTGCTGTTCAACTCCCTGCGTTACGCAGCGCTGATCCTGCTGGAGCTGCCGTTTTCCTGCATCGGCGGGGTTTTCGGCCTGTTCGCGACCGGCGAATACCTGTCGGTGCCTGCCTCGGTGGGCTTCATCGCCCTGTTCGGCGTCGCGGTGCTGAATGGCGTGGTGCTGGTTTCCTGCATCATCGACCTGCGCAAGAATGGCTACAGCCAGTACGATGCGTGCGTGCAGGCCTGCATGCAGCGTTTGCGGCCGGTGCTGATGACGGCATCGGCCGCATTGCTGGGGCTGGTCCCCATGCTGTTCGGCACCGGTCCGGGTTCGGAAATCCAGCGGCCCCTGGCGATCGTGGTGATCAGCGGACTGGTGTTTTCCACCGCACTGACCCTGCTGGTCCTGCCGACCATGTATCGCTGGTTCGAGGAAAAGCGGATCGAAGCCTGA
- a CDS encoding efflux RND transporter periplasmic adaptor subunit, which produces MRFVLADVIRVALLAGAAVFLWSCHGEPEPERSETVQAEAGAAATPQESTEPDSAVVVAAPDLMKRLRTAVLSEGELHEPLRVPGRVSIEEFSRLARIGATVTGRITHIDASVGQRVKRGQKLAVLNSTEFSDTQRAFLKALAQKQLHAVIVERARKLYKSGVISELEFQRRASELSQAETEYNAMADQLQVLGMSDESIAVLEKNRTIQPLVPVASSIDGIVMERHVSQGLVVQPADVLFVVADLSQLWIVAEVPEQQAEWARVGQQVEAEIPALSDRRVKGHLVYIAPTVDPETRTVTVRMEVANPDGSLKPEMLATMLISGKVSRLPMLPAEAVVRDGDHDAAFVPAGDGRFRLKPVKLGKEIGGQRPVLSGLAAGEEVVTEGSFHLNNERLRKELEQ; this is translated from the coding sequence ATGAGGTTCGTGTTGGCTGATGTGATACGTGTGGCGCTGCTTGCCGGGGCCGCCGTTTTTCTGTGGTCCTGCCACGGCGAACCCGAACCCGAACGCTCTGAAACGGTGCAGGCGGAAGCTGGAGCCGCCGCGACTCCACAGGAATCCACGGAACCGGACAGCGCGGTCGTCGTGGCTGCCCCAGACCTCATGAAACGTTTGCGGACCGCGGTGCTGTCCGAAGGCGAACTGCACGAGCCGCTGCGGGTGCCGGGCCGGGTCAGCATCGAAGAATTCAGCCGCCTTGCGCGCATCGGGGCGACGGTGACGGGACGCATCACCCATATCGATGCCTCGGTAGGGCAGCGCGTGAAGCGGGGCCAGAAGCTCGCTGTCCTGAACAGCACTGAGTTTTCCGATACCCAGAGGGCGTTTCTCAAGGCGCTTGCCCAGAAACAGTTGCACGCAGTGATCGTCGAACGGGCGCGCAAGCTCTACAAATCCGGCGTGATCAGCGAGTTGGAGTTCCAGCGCCGCGCCAGCGAGCTGTCCCAGGCGGAAACCGAGTACAACGCCATGGCCGACCAGTTGCAGGTACTCGGTATGTCGGACGAATCCATCGCCGTGCTGGAGAAGAACCGGACGATCCAGCCGCTGGTACCGGTGGCCTCCTCCATCGACGGCATCGTGATGGAGCGCCATGTCAGCCAGGGGCTGGTGGTCCAGCCGGCGGACGTCCTGTTCGTGGTCGCCGACCTGTCGCAGCTCTGGATCGTCGCCGAAGTGCCCGAGCAGCAGGCCGAGTGGGCTCGTGTCGGCCAACAGGTCGAAGCGGAAATCCCCGCATTGTCGGACCGCCGTGTCAAGGGCCATTTGGTTTATATCGCGCCCACTGTCGATCCCGAGACCCGCACCGTCACCGTCCGCATGGAGGTCGCCAATCCGGACGGCTCGCTCAAGCCCGAAATGCTGGCGACCATGCTGATTTCCGGCAAGGTGAGCCGCCTGCCCATGCTGCCGGCGGAAGCCGTGGTCCGTGACGGTGACCATGATGCCGCGTTCGTTCCGGCCGGCGACGGCCGGTTCCGCCTGAAGCCGGTGAAATTGGGCAAGGAAATCGGCGGTCAGCGCCCCGTCCTTTCGGGCCTCGCCGCCGGCGAAGAGGTGGTCACCGAGGGTTCGTTCCATCTCAACAACGAACGTCTCCGCAAGGAGCTGGAGCAGTAG